A region from the Benincasa hispida cultivar B227 chromosome 8, ASM972705v1, whole genome shotgun sequence genome encodes:
- the LOC120083780 gene encoding uncharacterized protein LOC120083780, whose amino-acid sequence MNILRGKKEVHKLRRQSNPKYVTCYCVKGYAHAFQVWTYELFSTSSKFIATKVSKNAIPRILKWTCSVAPSWNLLQRDVFQPKNTIVMLKLILMEDEIRYKEDQLLRLDVTL is encoded by the exons ATGAATATTTTGCGCGGCAAAAAGGAGGTACACAAATTAAGGAGACAATCAAATCCCAAATATGTCACATGTTACTGCGTAAAGGGATATGCACACGCATTTCAG GTATGGACTTATGAATTATTCTCCACATCTAGTAAGTTCATAGCTACCAAAGTTAGCAAGAATGCAATCCCACGTATTTTGAAGTGGACATGTTCGGTAGCGCCATCCTGGAACCTGCTACAAAGGGATGTCTTCCAACCCAAAAAT ACTATTGTTATGCTAAAACTTATACTGATGGAAGATGAGATAAGGTACAAAGAGGACCAACTATTAAGGCTTGATGTGACCctttga
- the LOC120082523 gene encoding DNA-(apurinic or apyrimidinic site) endonuclease has protein sequence MKRFFKPIEKEGSSKKAALSASLKDDDDSEASAPDKKEPLKFVTWNANSLLLRVKNDWPEFTKFVTNLDPDVIAIQEVRIPAAGSKSASKNQGELKDDTSTSREEKQILMRALSSPPFANYRVWWSLSDSKYAGTALFIKKCFQPKKVSFNLDRIASKHEVDGRVILAEFETFRLLNTYSPNNGWKEEENSFKRRRKWDKRMLEFVIQSSDKPLIWCGDLNVSHEEIDVSHPDFFSAAKLNGYIPPNKEDCGQPGFTLAERKRFNAILKEGKLIDAYRFLHKEKDMERGFSWSGHPIGKYRGKRMRIDYFLVSESLIGRIASCEMHGQGIELQDFYGSDHCPVSLELSEASSCPSPQKN, from the exons ATGAAACGCTTCTTTAAACCAATTGAGAAGGAAGGGTCTTCGAAGAAAGCGGCTCTCTCAGCTTCGCTGAAAGATGATGATGATTCGGAAGCATCAGCGCCCGACAAGAAAGAGCCTCTTAAATTTGTAACTTGGAATGCAAATAGTTTACTTCTCCGAGTTAAAAACGACTGGCCGGAATTCACTAAGTTCGTCACCAACCTTGATCCGGATGTTATTGCCATACAA GAAGTAAGGATTCCTGCAGCAGGTTCAAAAAGTGCATCTAAAAACCaaggagagttgaaagatgaCACAAGCACATCACGGGAAGAGAAGCAG ATATTGATGCGTGCTCTTTCCAGTCCACCCTTTGCAAATTATCGTGTTTGGTGGTCTCTTTCAGATTCCAAGTATGCTGGAACTGCATTGTTTATAAAAAAGTGCTTTCAACCAAAAAAGGTTTCCTTCAATCTAGACAGAATAG CTTCAAAGCATGAAGTGGATGGTCGCGTAATTTTAGCTGAATTCGAGACATTTCGTTTATTGAATACATATTCACCAAATAATGGATGGAAGGAAGAGGAGAACTCTTttaaaaggagaagaaaatggGACAAGAGAATGTTGGAGTTTGTTATCCAATCTTCTGATAAGCCTCTTATATGGTGTGGTGACCTGAATGTTAG TCATGAAGAGATTGATGTGAGCCATCCAGATTTTTTCAGCGCAGCAAAACTTAATGGGTATATACCCCCAAATAAGGAG GATTGTGGGCAGCCTGGCTTTACCTTGGCTGAAAGGAAGCGTTTCAATGCTATATTGAAAGA GGGAAAGCTGATAGATGCATACAGATTCCTGCACAAGGAGAAAGACATGGAGCGTGGCTTTTCTTGGTCTGGGCACCCCATTGGAAA GTATCGAGGCAAAAGGATGAGAATTGACTATTTCTTAGTTTCTGAGAGTCTAATTGGTAGGATTGCTTCATGTGAGATGCATGGACAAGGGATTGAATTACAAG ATTTCTACGGAAGTGATCATTGCCCCGTTTCTCTTGAGCTGTCAGAAGCCAGTTCTTGCCCTTCGCCTCAAAAAAACTGA